A single region of the Armatimonadota bacterium genome encodes:
- a CDS encoding glycosyl transferase codes for MIQLVHITTSPLFLNFFRGQVAYMKERGLHTSIITSPGELLEQFAQKEEVEAYPVLMHRRITPLHDLLALARIYRILRRVRPHIVHAHTPKGGLLGTIAAWLCRVPVRIYHIRGLPYLAASGMKRSLLRWSEKVACTLAHQVLCVSHSIRQIAIEEGLCPADKIKVLASGSGQGVDAEQRFNPSRFSEREKRELRSRLGIPEEALVVGFVGRIVRDKGIVELAEAWQCLREDYPQAHLLLVGDYEEQDPVPNDVRKMLDNDPRVHITGWLTDTAPYYAIMYLLVLPSYREGFPNTPLEAAAMELPVVATDIPGCRDAVEAGPTALLVPPGDARALEDAIRRYLDDPLLHQQHGKAGRERVLRLFRQEILWQALYEEYVFWLRRKNVLPVLE; via the coding sequence ATGATCCAACTGGTGCACATCACCACCTCGCCACTGTTCCTAAACTTCTTTCGGGGACAGGTGGCGTACATGAAGGAGAGGGGCTTGCATACCAGCATCATCACCTCACCGGGTGAGTTGCTGGAGCAGTTCGCGCAAAAAGAAGAGGTGGAAGCATACCCTGTGCTCATGCATCGGCGCATCACTCCTCTGCATGACCTGCTTGCACTGGCACGCATCTACCGGATACTGCGCCGTGTTCGTCCGCATATCGTCCATGCTCACACACCGAAAGGCGGTTTGCTGGGAACGATAGCAGCCTGGCTCTGCCGCGTGCCTGTGCGGATATACCACATTCGCGGACTTCCCTACCTTGCGGCATCAGGTATGAAACGCAGCCTCCTGCGCTGGAGCGAGAAGGTTGCCTGCACGCTGGCACATCAAGTGCTGTGCGTCAGCCACTCCATTCGGCAGATAGCCATCGAGGAAGGTCTGTGTCCGGCAGACAAGATAAAGGTACTGGCTTCAGGAAGCGGTCAGGGTGTGGATGCGGAACAGCGGTTCAATCCCAGTCGGTTTAGCGAGCGGGAGAAACGGGAACTGCGCTCTCGACTGGGCATTCCCGAAGAGGCTCTGGTGGTCGGCTTTGTGGGCAGGATAGTGCGCGACAAGGGAATAGTGGAGTTGGCAGAAGCGTGGCAGTGTTTACGCGAAGATTACCCTCAGGCGCACCTGCTGCTTGTGGGCGACTACGAAGAACAAGACCCCGTGCCGAACGACGTACGAAAAATGCTGGACAACGACCCGCGTGTGCATATTACCGGCTGGCTAACCGATACTGCCCCGTATTACGCCATCATGTATCTTCTGGTGCTGCCCTCCTATCGTGAAGGTTTTCCCAACACACCTCTGGAAGCGGCAGCGATGGAGCTGCCTGTCGTGGCTACCGACATTCCCGGCTGCCGAGATGCAGTGGAAGCAGGTCCAACCGCCTTGCTGGTTCCGCCGGGAGATGCTCGCGCCTTGGAGGATGCTATCCGTCGCTACCTGGATGACCCCCTTCTGCACCAGCAGCATGGCAAAGCCGGTCGTGAGCGTGTGCTTCGGCTCTTCCGGCAGGAAATACTCTGGCAGGCGTTGTATGAGGAATACGTGTTCTGGCTGAGAAGGAAGAACGTGCTGCCTGTGCTCGAATAA
- a CDS encoding sugar transferase, with product MRSPLLKRLIDIIGASVGVLLTAPLMLVLALLVRLTMGKPVLFRQTRPGLHGKPFVMLKFRTMTDQRDASGELLPDELRLTRFGRWLRSTSLDELPELFNVLKGEMSLVGPRPLLMEYLPRYTPEQARRHEVKPGITGWAQVNGRNALSWEEKFQLDVWYVDHWNLWLDMKILLLTIWKVLKREGISAEGSATMPVFTGNASQEGSQACQAKRP from the coding sequence ATGCGTTCACCGCTGTTGAAACGTCTGATAGATATCATCGGGGCAAGTGTGGGGGTTCTGCTTACTGCTCCGTTAATGCTTGTGCTGGCTCTACTGGTGCGCCTGACAATGGGAAAGCCGGTTCTGTTCCGCCAAACGCGCCCTGGGCTGCACGGCAAGCCCTTTGTCATGCTCAAATTCCGCACCATGACCGACCAGCGTGATGCCAGCGGTGAACTGTTGCCCGATGAGCTGCGTCTGACCAGATTCGGCAGATGGCTGCGCAGTACCAGTCTGGATGAACTACCGGAACTGTTCAATGTGCTGAAAGGGGAGATGAGCCTGGTGGGACCGCGTCCTCTGTTGATGGAGTACCTGCCACGCTACACTCCTGAACAGGCACGTCGCCATGAGGTGAAGCCCGGCATCACCGGTTGGGCACAGGTAAACGGGCGCAATGCGCTGAGCTGGGAGGAGAAGTTCCAGCTGGACGTGTGGTATGTGGACCACTGGAACCTGTGGCTGGACATGAAGATTTTACTGCTGACTATCTGGAAAGTGCTGAAGCGAGAGGGTATCAGTGCAGAGGGATCTGCAACCATGCCTGTTTTTACGGGGAATGCCAGTCAGGAGGGCTCACAGGCTTGCCAGGCAAAGAGACCATAG
- a CDS encoding transferase, giving the protein MPGKETIAVIGAGGHARVVIGTLQAAGLPAGAVFDDNPSTWDTEILGVPVLGAVSRVTEEGYRRAVIAIGDNATRRRLSVQLRGVEWVTVVHPQSWIHPSVQIGEGTVVFAGAVIQPEARIGSHVIINTGATVDHECVIHDYAHIAPGVHLAGRVEIGEGAFIGIGSSVIQCCKVGDWSVIGAGAAVIRDIPGGVTAVGVPARVIKSGFTP; this is encoded by the coding sequence TTGCCAGGCAAAGAGACCATAGCTGTTATCGGAGCGGGAGGGCACGCCAGGGTAGTCATTGGCACTCTGCAGGCTGCGGGGTTGCCTGCAGGAGCGGTCTTTGACGACAACCCCTCCACATGGGATACGGAGATACTGGGCGTGCCCGTTCTTGGTGCTGTGAGCCGCGTGACCGAAGAGGGCTACCGCCGGGCAGTGATTGCCATTGGAGATAACGCTACACGTCGAAGGCTGTCTGTACAATTACGGGGTGTTGAGTGGGTCACGGTCGTACATCCGCAGTCGTGGATACACCCGTCGGTGCAGATAGGAGAAGGAACGGTAGTTTTTGCTGGCGCGGTGATTCAGCCCGAAGCGCGCATTGGTAGCCATGTCATCATCAACACCGGTGCGACTGTCGATCATGAGTGCGTCATCCACGATTACGCACATATCGCCCCGGGTGTCCATCTGGCTGGTCGGGTAGAGATAGGAGAAGGGGCATTCATTGGCATCGGAAGCAGCGTTATTCAATGCTGCAAAGTGGGAGACTGGTCGGTAATTGGCGCCGGCGCCGCGGTGATTCGAGACATTCCTGGCGGCGTGACAGCTGTGGGAGTGCCCGCAAGGGTTATCAAGTCTGGCTTCACACCATAG
- a CDS encoding pilin glycosylation aminotransferase PglC, with protein sequence MMGQVIQRTFAPWPHFEEDEIEAAVRVLRSGKVNYWTGEEGRLFEKEFAAFAGCEYAVALANGSVALELALYALGIGEGDEVVVTSRTFVASASSVVLRGARPVFADVDPNSQNITAETVSAVLTPHTKAIIAVHLAGWPCEMDEIMALAQEHGLWVIEDCAQAHGATYKGRPVGGLGHVAAWSFCQDKIMTTGGEGGMLTTNDRTLWERAWSYKDHGKSYEAVYHRQHPPGFRWLHETFGTNWRMTEMQSAIGRVALRKVPRWVAIRRRHAQILTERFLQTPGLRVTIPPDHIGHAYYRYYVFVRPEMLQPDWNRDRIMVELNQQGIPCNVGSCSEVYLEKSFEHAGLQPSQRLPVAQQLGETSLAFLVHPTLSEEDMQDIANAVSKVMEKACR encoded by the coding sequence ATGATGGGGCAAGTGATTCAGCGAACGTTTGCTCCCTGGCCGCACTTTGAAGAGGATGAGATAGAAGCGGCGGTACGGGTGCTGCGTTCGGGGAAGGTGAACTACTGGACAGGTGAAGAGGGGCGTCTGTTCGAGAAAGAGTTCGCCGCCTTTGCTGGTTGCGAGTATGCGGTCGCGCTGGCAAATGGTAGTGTGGCGCTGGAGCTGGCTTTATATGCTCTGGGCATCGGCGAAGGTGATGAGGTGGTGGTCACCAGCCGAACCTTCGTCGCGTCGGCGAGCTCGGTGGTGTTGCGTGGAGCCAGGCCGGTCTTTGCCGATGTAGACCCCAACAGCCAGAACATTACCGCCGAAACCGTCAGCGCGGTGCTCACGCCGCACACGAAGGCGATTATCGCGGTGCATCTGGCTGGATGGCCCTGTGAGATGGATGAAATCATGGCTCTGGCACAGGAGCACGGGTTGTGGGTCATCGAAGACTGCGCACAAGCACATGGTGCTACCTACAAAGGGCGCCCTGTCGGAGGTTTGGGGCACGTCGCCGCGTGGTCGTTCTGTCAGGACAAAATCATGACCACCGGTGGCGAAGGCGGAATGCTCACCACCAACGATCGCACCCTCTGGGAGAGAGCATGGTCGTACAAGGATCACGGCAAAAGCTACGAGGCGGTGTATCATCGCCAGCATCCGCCCGGGTTTCGCTGGCTGCATGAAACGTTCGGTACGAACTGGCGCATGACCGAAATGCAATCTGCCATCGGGCGGGTGGCTCTGCGCAAGGTACCCCGCTGGGTGGCGATTCGAAGACGTCATGCACAAATCCTCACAGAACGGTTCCTGCAAACACCGGGGTTGCGTGTCACTATTCCTCCAGACCATATCGGACATGCTTATTACCGATACTATGTCTTCGTCCGCCCCGAAATGCTTCAGCCTGACTGGAACCGCGACCGGATTATGGTGGAGCTGAATCAACAGGGCATCCCCTGCAATGTGGGCAGTTGCAGTGAGGTGTATCTGGAGAAATCCTTTGAGCATGCCGGGTTACAGCCATCTCAGCGGCTACCGGTGGCTCAGCAGCTGGGTGAAACCTCGCTGGCGTTTCTGGTTCATCCCACCCTGAGCGAAGAAGATATGCAGGATATTGCGAACGCGGTCTCGAAAGTGATGGAAAAAGCCTGCCGATAA
- a CDS encoding hydroxyglutarate oxidase translates to MWSDVLIVGGGIVGLATAYQLTRNYPHLRVRVLEKEQRLAQHQSGRNSGVLHSGIYYKPGSLKAINCRQGRSLMLAFCEREGIPLEICGKVIVATEERELPTLQMLVQRGQANGVRCETITGERLRELEPHAAGLQAIYVPEAGIVDFRQVCERLAERVREAGGEVVTEAKVLAVRETSDSVEVCTSQGDFTARYFVNCAGLYSDEIAKVSGVHPPARIVPFRGEYYLLSEEARGICRNLIYPVPDPRFPFLGVHFTRTISGEVECGPNAVLAFAREGYHKTDVRWRELWATLTYPGFWRLARRYWRTGLGEMWRSVSKRAFVMSLQRLVPEVREEYLRPAQAGVRAQAVAPDGSMLDDFVWVDTPRAVHVLNAPSPAATASLAIGETIVQRLSERL, encoded by the coding sequence ATGTGGAGTGATGTGCTTATCGTCGGAGGGGGCATCGTCGGGCTGGCGACTGCCTACCAGCTGACCCGCAACTATCCTCACCTGCGCGTGCGGGTGTTAGAAAAAGAACAGCGACTCGCGCAGCATCAGTCGGGCAGGAACTCCGGTGTGCTGCACTCCGGTATCTACTACAAGCCCGGCAGTCTGAAAGCCATTAACTGCCGCCAGGGCAGGTCGCTGATGCTGGCTTTCTGCGAACGCGAAGGGATACCCTTGGAAATCTGCGGCAAAGTCATCGTCGCCACTGAGGAGCGTGAGCTGCCTACTCTGCAGATGCTGGTACAGCGTGGTCAGGCAAACGGTGTGCGCTGTGAAACCATCACTGGTGAGCGATTGCGTGAGCTGGAACCGCATGCAGCGGGACTGCAGGCGATATATGTACCCGAAGCGGGTATCGTCGACTTCCGTCAGGTTTGCGAAAGGCTGGCAGAGAGAGTGCGCGAAGCGGGCGGCGAAGTGGTGACAGAAGCGAAGGTGCTGGCAGTGCGAGAAACCTCCGACTCTGTAGAGGTCTGCACGTCACAGGGCGACTTTACTGCCCGTTACTTCGTGAACTGTGCAGGTCTTTATTCCGACGAGATAGCGAAGGTTAGCGGCGTTCACCCTCCCGCGCGAATCGTGCCCTTTCGGGGTGAGTACTATCTGCTCTCCGAAGAGGCACGGGGGATTTGCCGGAACCTGATATATCCCGTACCAGACCCGCGATTCCCGTTCCTCGGCGTGCATTTCACCCGCACTATCTCTGGAGAAGTAGAGTGTGGACCGAACGCCGTACTGGCTTTCGCCCGGGAGGGCTATCATAAAACCGACGTACGCTGGCGCGAGCTGTGGGCAACGCTCACATACCCGGGCTTCTGGCGTCTGGCGCGACGATACTGGCGTACCGGATTGGGCGAGATGTGGCGGTCAGTCAGTAAGCGCGCGTTTGTCATGTCCCTGCAACGGCTCGTGCCCGAAGTCCGCGAGGAATATCTGCGCCCGGCGCAGGCGGGAGTGCGCGCTCAGGCGGTAGCGCCCGATGGCAGCATGCTGGACGACTTTGTGTGGGTGGATACTCCGCGTGCGGTACATGTGCTGAACGCTCCCTCCCCGGCAGCGACCGCCTCGCTGGCTATCGGAGAGACGATTGTGCAACGACTGTCAGAGAGGCTCTAG
- the upp gene encoding uracil phosphoribosyltransferase — MSNLHVVQHPLAHHLLTQLRNKHTPPEVFRSLTRKLTTILVIEATRDLPTESVTVETPLEETQGTVLSARLVVVPILRAGLGMLEAVVDLFPDVSVGYIGMERDHATAVANSYYLKLPPVEGRTVLLIDPMLATGGSVDQALAAIRSRGAGSMILVCIVAAPEGVERIERHHPDVPIFTAALDRELNPAKYILPGIGDFGDRLYGT, encoded by the coding sequence GTGAGTAATTTGCACGTGGTACAGCACCCTTTAGCGCACCATCTACTGACCCAGCTCCGCAACAAGCATACCCCGCCTGAAGTCTTTCGCTCCCTGACCCGCAAGCTGACCACCATCCTGGTTATTGAAGCCACCCGCGACCTGCCCACCGAAAGCGTGACGGTGGAGACGCCATTGGAGGAGACGCAGGGCACGGTGCTTTCGGCAAGGCTGGTGGTTGTGCCCATCCTGCGCGCGGGGCTGGGGATGCTGGAAGCAGTGGTAGACCTCTTTCCCGATGTGTCGGTGGGCTATATCGGCATGGAGCGCGACCACGCTACCGCCGTTGCCAACTCGTACTACTTGAAGCTGCCGCCGGTGGAAGGGCGCACGGTGTTGTTGATTGACCCCATGCTGGCGACGGGAGGATCGGTAGACCAGGCTCTGGCGGCGATACGCAGCCGCGGGGCGGGGAGTATGATCCTGGTATGCATCGTGGCTGCGCCGGAGGGCGTGGAGCGCATCGAGCGTCACCATCCCGACGTGCCCATCTTCACCGCCGCGCTGGACAGGGAGCTGAACCCCGCCAAATACATCCTGCCCGGCATCGGCGACTTCGGCGACAGGCTATACGGGACGTAG
- a CDS encoding pseudouridine synthase: MEETTHALWYHATPADEGVRLDVFLAQRLPEVSRAQIQRWIEAGVVELNGRLVKPNVRLKTGDEVYLEPPAPPPAEPLPEPIPLQVLYEDEHLAVVNKPRGMVTHPAPGAESGTLVNAALARFGRLSTVGSPERPGIVHRLDKDTTGLIIIARTDLAHHALSEQIQQRLVERRYLALVWGVPRFQRALVDAPIGRSESDRTRMSVKSPVHDTSARPAVTEFELRENLGVCSLLEARLHTGRTHQVRVHAAYAGHPVVGDPVYGAGRSATQYGWKRAEARVLDELVERMGGQALHAYRLTFTHPVTRQEMTFTCEPPEDMQAIIDWLRAKKEEARE; the protein is encoded by the coding sequence ATGGAAGAGACGACCCATGCGCTCTGGTATCACGCCACCCCTGCCGATGAGGGTGTTCGGCTGGATGTGTTTCTCGCACAGCGCCTGCCTGAGGTGTCGCGCGCGCAGATTCAGCGATGGATTGAGGCGGGCGTGGTGGAGCTCAACGGCAGGTTGGTGAAGCCCAACGTGCGCCTGAAGACGGGCGATGAGGTCTATCTGGAACCGCCTGCACCGCCCCCTGCCGAGCCTCTGCCTGAGCCCATCCCCCTGCAGGTGCTGTACGAGGACGAGCATCTGGCGGTGGTGAACAAACCGCGTGGCATGGTCACGCACCCCGCGCCCGGTGCCGAGAGCGGCACGCTGGTGAATGCAGCACTGGCGCGTTTCGGCAGGCTGTCCACCGTCGGCTCGCCGGAGCGACCGGGCATCGTGCATCGGCTGGACAAAGACACCACCGGTCTCATCATCATCGCACGCACCGACCTCGCGCACCATGCCCTCTCGGAGCAGATTCAGCAAAGGCTGGTGGAGAGGCGATACCTTGCGCTGGTGTGGGGCGTGCCGCGTTTCCAGAGGGCACTGGTGGACGCACCCATCGGGCGCAGCGAGAGCGACCGTACCCGCATGAGCGTCAAGTCGCCGGTGCATGATACCAGCGCTCGACCGGCGGTCACCGAGTTCGAACTGCGGGAGAACCTGGGTGTCTGTTCCCTGCTGGAAGCGCGGCTGCATACGGGCAGAACGCATCAGGTGCGCGTGCACGCAGCGTACGCAGGGCATCCGGTAGTGGGCGACCCTGTATACGGCGCGGGGCGTTCGGCGACGCAGTACGGCTGGAAAAGGGCGGAGGCGCGTGTGCTGGATGAACTGGTTGAGCGCATGGGCGGTCAGGCACTGCACGCCTACCGTTTGACCTTCACCCATCCCGTTACCCGACAGGAGATGACCTTTACCTGTGAACCACCCGAAGACATGCAGGCGATTATCGACTGGCTCAGAGCCAAAAAGGAGGAAGCCCGTGAGTAA